The Oncorhynchus nerka isolate Pitt River linkage group LG15, Oner_Uvic_2.0, whole genome shotgun sequence genome contains the following window.
TCCATTCGCAGCTCGTTTTTCTGCGTTCCCAGTCGTTTTAAATGCAGGTAAGTCGGAGATTTCCGGGCTCTCAATTGTTTTGAACGCAGCATCAAGccttcaaactcaactctggacctggaaGCCAGTTAAACTACATTtattcattgttcccctctaatcagggacttgTTTAgatctgggacaccaggtgtgtgcaattaattatcaggtagaacagaacctGCATCTTGTTCACTCTACTTATTTTATTAAACAGTAGCGTGTATTGTAGCATCAtttcaaataagaatttgttcttaactgacttgccttgttaaataaaggttatttaaaaaataaatacattgtaGCCTACCAAATGTAACTAGCTCGCTCTGTATCTCAAGTCACTTGACTACATCAAGCCACACAACTAGTAGAGGAACTGAGAAATGCGATCACGTGGCAGGAATACATTGTAGTCTCTTGATACTGAGCTTTTATCCAGAATGAGGAAACGAGTGTGCAGCAGCTTCAGCtatttttctctgtgtgtgtgtgtggtgcctcACATAATCCAATATCTACAGGTGAAGGCAATATACCAGCATCTGTGGTCTAACTTGGATAGGCTACTGGTggtttgacacacacacagcagaggatATGTGGTGGTTCCAGCAGGGTCTTTGTATTCTACCGGTGGCTTTGGTATTATGGACGGCGGCCACGTTCATCTTTGCTTACATCACTGCTGTGCTGCTGAAACATGTGGACCCACTGGTGCCATACATCAGGTCAGACACAGGCTCAACACTGTGCCTTTTTACCATTATACTTGCAATCACTTCACTTTATAAGTAGTAGACACAATTTTACATGTATTACAATTGTACATTACATTGTGATAGTGGGAGATTACATTTTTGATGGTCATGTTTCTGTTCACAGCGACACGGGGACGGTTGCCCCAGAGAGATGTGTGTTTGGAATCATGCTGGACATCTCAGCATACTTAGGTAACACCACCATTACCTCTCGGATTCCTCTTTGGAATCTAGCAATACATTTGAAACCAGCTATAAACCTGACCGAATTTGTGACTATGTTTTGATTTGTGATCGTGTTTGTCGTGGCAGGCATAGCCACCATGTACGTACGCTACAAGCAGGTCCAAGCCTTGACAGTCGAAGAGGAGTCGAAGCTGCATAAACTCAACCTCTTGGGTTTGGTGCTGGGATGGACCAGCTCCTTTGGCATGTGCATTGTTGCTAACTTTCAGGTACCCattgacacgtgtgtgtgtgtgagagagagtcttGTTCCTGTTTGTTTTGATGACAGTGTATGTAAATGTGGTACTAtaaaatcattctctctctcaacaaCAACCAGAAAACGACTCTGTTCTCCATGCACCTGGTGGGGGCAATATTGACATTTGGCGTGGGGGCACTGTACATCCTGGTGCAGACCTTGGTGTCTCTGTGCATGCAGCCTCACGTCCACGGGAAGAGCATCTTCTGGGTCCGACTCAGCATCGGAGTCTGGACCTTCGCCAGCATCATCAGCAGTATCCTCCACTATTTCTGCAACAAGAAAATATGAAATCATGATTCACTGTTGCTGATAATAGAATGTTGTTGCTATAAGACAATGCCACTCAATTACAGTGAATGGAAGCTGTGAACTCGTGCAACAAATTGCAAGGACCTCTGACAGCTTGTTCAAGATCCAAACGT
Protein-coding sequences here:
- the dram2b gene encoding DNA damage-regulated autophagy modulator protein 2b, giving the protein MWWFQQGLCILPVALVLWTAATFIFAYITAVLLKHVDPLVPYISDTGTVAPERCVFGIMLDISAYLGIATMYVRYKQVQALTVEEESKLHKLNLLGLVLGWTSSFGMCIVANFQKTTLFSMHLVGAILTFGVGALYILVQTLVSLCMQPHVHGKSIFWVRLSIGVWTFASIISMFVSSVIMYSSLPGVDVAHKLHWIPGETGYIPHIISTISEWSLALSFISFFLTYIRDFQKVTLRAEVDLQSNHLYDSPHYSITAQVNQSETSPLMAGGI